Genomic window (Staphylococcus debuckii):
ATATTCGCGTATAGGTTTTGCACATGAATTTGATAATCTAAGTAAAGATGAGACACATCACATATTAGAATATAAATGGCAAGATTTAGGATTTGATTTAAAACTGGAAGATTTTACAGATTATGAGGCAATAACAACGATTATTAAGATTACAAAAGGGAACTTTAGGCTGATTCATCGCTTATTTGCGCAAATAGACAGAATTATGGATATAAATGGTTTAGATAAAATAAGTACAGAAGTCGTAGAAACAGCTAGAGATAGTTTAGTTATTGGTATTCGTTAGTAGAAAAGCACCGTACTCTATTAAAGTGTACGGTGCTTTTTCCCATTTATTAGATAAAACCATTCTCATATAGCAAGTAAAGTGACATAAGAGGTTTTTCTTGGATATCGAAGTCTAAAAACTTGTGTTATAATCAATGTATCATAAATACCAAAAAACATGAGTTTTCAGACGATGAGAGACGCGTTTATTTGCATCGAGAACTAGATTTCATTAATAAGTACCCATAAAACGATTAAAAGAGGTGGTATTCAAATGGCTAAAATTGGTTATGCACGTGTATCAACACAAGATCAAAGTCTTGATGGACAGATTGATACACTTGAGGAATATGGTTGTGAACGTATCTTTAGCGAGAAAGCGAGTGGTCGTAAAACTAAAAGAACGGAACTTGATAAGTGTCTAGATTATTTACGTGAAGGAGATATCCTAGTTATCTATAAATTAGATCGTCTTGGACGTACAACGAAACAATTAATTGAGTTATCACAATGGTTAGATGAAAACAGCATTGATTTACATATTATAGATATGAACGTATCGACTAAAGATGCGATGGGCAAGATGTTCTTTACCATGATGAGTGCATTTGCGGAACTTGAAGCTAACTTATTAAGTGAACGTACGAAGAAAGGATTAGAAGCAGCACGAGCAAGAGGGCGAAAAGGTGGAAGACCTTCATTACCTGACCACAAGAAAAGAGAGATTAAATTCTTATACGATGAACAAAAACTTACTGGTGAAGAAATTGCGAAACAAACAGGTGTAAGTCGATCGACAGTATATAGGATACTTAAGGATTAAACTCGATGAAAAAACATATTACTTAAGGCTCTTATAGGTATATCTAAATCATTTTATGAACATTGATTTTATGTTGAGTTTTTAAACATATTATATAACGATATGCATAGATTTTGGATTATGAAGAAAGAGTGTGCAGAAAACAGTTATTTTCTGTACACTACAAAATAAAAAAGTCAAATGGTATATACCCCCACGCCGTATTAAATTATTCAAAAGAAATTTTGTATTATCATTCGTTATTGCAATTTTAGTTGTAGCTATCGTTACAGGTTTGATTGTAAACATCATTATTTAAAGGAGGTGAGCTAATGGGAATTAAAGATGTATTAAATAAAATGAAACCTCAGGATCAATCATGCTGTTCGGTAGAAATTGAAGAAAAGAAAGAGAAAGATGAAAAAGAACAGCAAGACAATAATAATTGTTGTAACAATTAATTTAGAAGTCTGTAGAATATATG
Coding sequences:
- a CDS encoding recombinase family protein, whose translation is MAKIGYARVSTQDQSLDGQIDTLEEYGCERIFSEKASGRKTKRTELDKCLDYLREGDILVIYKLDRLGRTTKQLIELSQWLDENSIDLHIIDMNVSTKDAMGKMFFTMMSAFAELEANLLSERTKKGLEAARARGRKGGRPSLPDHKKREIKFLYDEQKLTGEEIAKQTGVSRSTVYRILKD